In Bacillota bacterium, a single window of DNA contains:
- a CDS encoding WYL domain-containing protein: MSSKRERRLVQLIEMISSSGGKCRVRDVLERFGVCSRTLARDLGTLRAVGTDVRIDGDLLRLAGAVRFASRSTPAAMRRLTILTCLCDRPATLTRIVAYLNGPGREFSADERTVRRDLDYLESLGFVQAPPEAGPGYSLGTAFMPKFSLTPEELIAAVRAIEVAPESVADRRAAESIREKLLAAVAPGASEGIVKAVRRARRAASRRYIKGRAGKSDPAVLTQVQTLEYASLEQRVVRMVYRKQGAQEESRREVEPLGLVYYWFHDAWYLIAFCRRSHEIRHFRVDRIRALVMTDEAFTYPDGFDLASYMAPIWGVYADEPTRVRVRFYDEMNVIARLRAEVAARPSATLARASDGTYVLADYVSGLSEFRAWLRTFGSSAEVLEPTSLRDQLIESAVRMHRMYSALGPTRTASMPAAEGGQLPHG; the protein is encoded by the coding sequence GTGTCATCCAAAAGGGAAAGAAGGCTCGTCCAGCTCATCGAGATGATCTCCTCGTCCGGCGGGAAATGCCGCGTTCGCGACGTGCTGGAAAGGTTCGGTGTGTGCAGCCGGACCTTGGCACGAGACCTCGGCACGCTGCGCGCAGTCGGGACCGACGTCAGAATCGACGGTGATCTGCTCCGGTTGGCCGGGGCAGTCAGGTTCGCTTCGCGCTCCACTCCCGCGGCCATGCGAAGGCTCACGATTCTCACGTGCCTCTGTGATCGTCCCGCGACACTCACCAGGATAGTCGCCTACCTCAACGGACCCGGCCGGGAGTTCTCAGCGGATGAACGAACCGTCCGGCGGGACCTGGACTACCTCGAATCACTCGGATTCGTCCAGGCTCCACCGGAGGCCGGACCCGGATACTCACTCGGCACCGCCTTCATGCCCAAGTTCTCGCTGACCCCCGAGGAGTTGATAGCGGCAGTCCGGGCCATTGAAGTGGCACCCGAATCCGTGGCAGACAGGCGTGCCGCAGAGTCCATTCGAGAGAAACTCCTGGCTGCGGTGGCTCCCGGGGCATCCGAGGGAATCGTGAAGGCAGTCCGCCGTGCCCGGCGTGCTGCGAGCCGAAGATACATCAAGGGTCGGGCGGGAAAATCCGATCCCGCTGTCCTCACTCAGGTTCAGACTCTGGAGTATGCCTCTTTGGAGCAACGAGTTGTCCGAATGGTCTACCGCAAGCAGGGTGCCCAGGAGGAGTCTCGCCGAGAGGTGGAACCACTCGGCCTGGTGTATTACTGGTTCCACGACGCCTGGTACCTGATCGCGTTCTGCCGGCGGTCGCACGAAATCCGCCACTTCCGGGTCGACCGGATCCGCGCCCTCGTTATGACGGATGAGGCTTTCACCTATCCGGACGGCTTTGACCTTGCGAGCTACATGGCGCCGATCTGGGGAGTGTACGCCGACGAGCCAACTCGTGTCAGAGTGCGGTTCTACGATGAGATGAACGTAATCGCCAGACTCCGGGCTGAAGTGGCCGCAAGGCCATCCGCGACACTTGCTCGCGCAAGTGACGGCACCTATGTGCTAGCTGACTACGTCTCTGGGCTGTCGGAGTTCCGGGCGTGGCTTCGCACCTTCGGAAGCTCCGCGGAGGTGCTGGAGCCAACATCCCTCCGTGACCAGCTAATTGAGAGTGCGGTGAGGATGCACCGGATGTACTCGGCATTGGGCCCGACCAGAACCGCCAGCATGCCAGCGGCGGAAGGAGGCCAGCTACCCCACGGCTAA
- a CDS encoding sigma-70 family RNA polymerase sigma factor has translation MSDLSALSNTELIRVFQETSSDEAFECLLLRFRRALHKWVEPYCSRGLGRDDLLQEARLGFWAAARAYDTSRSSFFAFAQMCVTRRLMSTARQERRYKNQMLTAALSLLGPGGDPLGDDRRFIEAVPDRTVCDPLETLMVHDRVQRVWRVARAALTPTEASVMRRLALGETYAEIGQALGLSQKAVDNAICRARRKMREFARTEIERDEPA, from the coding sequence GTGTCGGATCTGTCCGCCCTGTCCAACACCGAGCTGATTCGGGTGTTCCAGGAGACTTCATCGGACGAAGCCTTCGAATGCCTTCTACTGCGGTTCCGTCGGGCGCTCCACAAGTGGGTGGAGCCTTACTGCAGCCGCGGACTGGGCCGCGACGACCTTCTTCAGGAGGCACGGCTGGGGTTTTGGGCAGCGGCTCGCGCCTACGATACCTCCCGTTCCAGCTTCTTCGCCTTCGCCCAGATGTGTGTGACTCGCAGGCTCATGAGCACCGCGAGGCAGGAAAGGCGATACAAGAACCAGATGCTCACGGCCGCACTCTCTCTGTTGGGGCCGGGGGGTGATCCCCTGGGTGACGATCGCAGGTTCATCGAGGCGGTTCCCGACCGGACGGTCTGTGATCCCCTGGAGACACTGATGGTGCACGACCGTGTCCAGCGAGTCTGGCGAGTCGCCAGGGCGGCACTCACCCCGACCGAGGCCTCGGTCATGCGAAGGCTCGCACTCGGCGAGACTTACGCCGAGATTGGTCAGGCCCTGGGCCTGTCACAAAAGGCAGTGGACAACGCAATATGCAGGGCCAGGCGTAAGATGCGCGAGTTCGCGCGAACTGAGATCGAGAGGGACGAGCCCGCATGA
- the scfB gene encoding thioether cross-link-forming SCIFF peptide maturase — MQEVTVPRIADGRPSRAGIQRNWHRFEVGGARFLLDVPSGSIHALDDTAWEVLEALEHGGATSNLPREAVAAVLEDIETLLEDGTLSDPDAPDPFPETMGPGVVKAMCLHVAHDCDMRCGYCFAGTGKFGGERSLMPAEVGRAALDLLFSISGEVRHLDVDFFGGEPLLNMEAVQSIVAHGRRLANMTGKILKFTLTTNAMRLDTRVGEFLNENDIAVVLSLDGRPETHDPVRKTASGGPTFSQVAANCAAFVRTRPDGEYYVRGTYTHRNPDFAQDVLFLADMGFSSISFEPVVVSADSVYALDERDLPCVFESYETLVREIRARRERGGGFRFFHFDLDVAHGPCLAKRLSGCGAGREYLAVTPDGILYPCHQFVGREGFVMGDVWSGITQPEVGEAFGDAHIYAKPACATCWARFLCSGGCHASAHQMTGTLVGQYALGCQITKKRLECALALAAS; from the coding sequence ATGCAGGAAGTAACAGTCCCCCGGATCGCCGATGGGCGCCCGTCACGGGCCGGGATCCAGCGAAACTGGCACCGGTTCGAGGTAGGGGGCGCCCGGTTTCTTTTGGATGTCCCTTCTGGCAGCATCCATGCTTTGGACGATACGGCCTGGGAGGTGCTTGAGGCCCTCGAGCATGGGGGCGCCACCTCGAACCTGCCCCGGGAGGCGGTGGCTGCGGTGCTGGAGGACATCGAGACCCTTCTCGAGGACGGTACTTTGTCCGACCCTGATGCCCCGGACCCGTTCCCCGAGACCATGGGACCGGGGGTTGTGAAAGCTATGTGCCTGCACGTCGCGCACGACTGCGACATGAGGTGCGGTTACTGTTTCGCAGGCACTGGCAAGTTCGGGGGCGAGAGATCGCTCATGCCCGCGGAGGTCGGCCGGGCCGCCCTGGACCTGCTATTCTCAATAAGCGGCGAAGTGAGACACCTGGACGTCGACTTCTTCGGAGGCGAACCACTTCTGAACATGGAGGCGGTCCAGAGCATAGTCGCGCACGGGCGGAGACTCGCCAACATGACTGGGAAGATCCTCAAATTCACCCTGACCACCAATGCCATGAGACTCGACACCCGGGTGGGCGAATTCCTGAACGAGAACGATATCGCCGTGGTGCTGAGCTTGGATGGCCGGCCCGAGACTCACGATCCCGTCCGGAAGACAGCTTCGGGTGGGCCGACGTTCAGCCAAGTGGCCGCGAACTGCGCAGCCTTCGTGCGCACTCGCCCTGATGGCGAGTACTACGTGCGGGGCACCTACACCCACCGTAACCCAGACTTCGCCCAGGACGTGCTCTTCCTGGCGGACATGGGCTTCTCCAGTATCTCCTTCGAACCCGTGGTGGTGTCGGCAGACTCCGTTTACGCCCTGGACGAGCGAGACCTACCCTGCGTGTTTGAATCCTACGAGACCCTGGTGCGGGAGATCCGCGCCAGGCGGGAGCGAGGAGGGGGGTTCAGGTTCTTCCACTTCGACCTCGATGTCGCCCACGGCCCTTGTCTGGCCAAGCGCCTCTCCGGGTGCGGGGCTGGGCGTGAATACCTCGCGGTGACTCCTGACGGCATTCTCTACCCGTGCCATCAGTTTGTCGGAAGAGAAGGTTTTGTCATGGGGGACGTCTGGTCCGGGATAACCCAGCCGGAGGTGGGTGAAGCGTTTGGGGACGCCCACATCTACGCGAAGCCCGCGTGCGCGACGTGTTGGGCGAGGTTTCTGTGCAGCGGAGGATGCCACGCGAGCGCTCACCAGATGACCGGTACCCTTGTGGGGCAGTATGCCCTGGGTTGCCAGATCACAAAGAAGCGGCTTGAGTGTGCCTTGGCTCTCGCAGCATCCTGA
- the scfA gene encoding six-cysteine ranthipeptide SCIFF, protein MSEKTKTRHIRTIVAGNLSKTKATGGCKECQTSCQSACKTSCTLGNQACRK, encoded by the coding sequence GTGAGCGAGAAGACCAAGACCAGACATATTCGTACGATCGTTGCGGGGAACCTCTCCAAGACCAAGGCCACCGGCGGATGCAAGGAGTGCCAGACTTCCTGCCAATCCGCGTGCAAGACCTCGTGCACCCTGGGCAACCAGGCATGCAGGAAGTAA
- a CDS encoding M42 family metallopeptidase, producing the protein MARLKGLIRKLVETYGPAGSEDHIREVIEAEVAPYVDDLRVDAIGNLICKVGPRGNPPEEPKRIMVSAHMDEIGLVVSFIDDKGFLRFSPAGGFVPHTLVGERVTFANGTTGVIGSEKVDDIKDIKIEKLFIDIGARDRADAESRVRIGDAAGYRHDFVDLGERMVAKSMDDRVGCAVAIEAMKRIRPAVAEVYVVFTVQEELGLRGARTSAYGINPHVGLAVDVTTWGDTPEAAPMPVSLGKGVAIKAKDTSVVVHPGVKNFLIGLAERNGIPYQIEVLDRGGTDAGAIHLTREGVPSGAISIPCRYVHSSSEMVDAGDVQAAIRLLSGALDELASPTGGGIL; encoded by the coding sequence ATGGCCCGTTTGAAAGGACTCATCAGAAAGCTCGTCGAGACGTACGGCCCCGCGGGGTCTGAGGATCACATACGTGAGGTGATCGAGGCGGAGGTCGCGCCTTACGTGGATGACCTCCGCGTGGACGCTATCGGAAACCTGATCTGCAAAGTCGGTCCGAGAGGCAACCCGCCCGAGGAACCGAAGAGAATCATGGTGTCCGCGCACATGGACGAGATCGGGCTCGTCGTCTCGTTCATAGACGACAAAGGCTTCCTCCGTTTCTCGCCCGCAGGCGGTTTCGTTCCTCACACGCTGGTCGGCGAGAGGGTCACATTCGCCAATGGGACCACCGGAGTGATAGGCTCGGAGAAGGTCGATGACATCAAGGACATAAAGATCGAGAAGCTCTTCATCGACATCGGGGCGCGCGACCGGGCCGACGCAGAATCCCGGGTCCGCATCGGGGACGCTGCGGGTTACCGTCATGACTTCGTTGACTTGGGGGAGCGGATGGTGGCGAAGTCCATGGACGACCGGGTGGGGTGCGCAGTCGCCATCGAAGCGATGAAAAGGATCCGACCCGCCGTGGCTGAGGTGTATGTCGTCTTCACCGTTCAGGAGGAACTGGGTCTGCGCGGGGCGAGGACGTCAGCCTACGGAATCAATCCGCACGTTGGGCTTGCGGTCGATGTCACCACCTGGGGCGATACTCCTGAAGCCGCGCCCATGCCGGTGAGCTTGGGCAAGGGCGTGGCCATCAAGGCCAAGGACACGAGCGTCGTTGTGCACCCAGGGGTCAAGAACTTCCTCATCGGCCTCGCAGAGCGGAACGGCATACCTTACCAGATCGAAGTGCTGGACCGGGGTGGCACTGATGCGGGGGCGATTCACCTGACAAGAGAAGGTGTGCCTTCAGGAGCCATATCCATCCCCTGCAGGTATGTGCACTCGTCCTCAGAGATGGTGGATGCCGGTGATGTTCAGGCCGCAATCAGGCTGCTCTCCGGCGCACTGGATGAGTTGGCATCCCCGACCGGTGGTGGTATACTCTAA
- a CDS encoding M42 family metallopeptidase, which produces MLLTRLSEAAGIPGQEGEVRGLIRSEVGEFADEIRVDPIGNLIVLKRGRRGGRSVMVAAHMDEVGLMVVGFDSSGLLHFKTAGGVDPRVLVSKTVLVGRNKYPGVIGSKPVHLQKKDEMERTLEVNSLFIDIGAKDKDDAKKMVNIGEQAVFATKCEPIGEGFIKGKGFDDRAGCAVLVEALRTRYDFDLWAVFTAQEETGVRGAGVAAHTIRPDLALVLDGTTAHDLPKTPEHARSSIPGLGPVIVHRDKSVVADRRIVSRLVEVAEASGIPYQFKRSITGGTDAGKIHQTGEGIPTGVLSIPCRFIHSPVSVMSTKDFANHAALVGRFLASLDERGWPV; this is translated from the coding sequence GTGCTTCTAACGAGGCTCAGCGAAGCAGCAGGCATTCCCGGGCAGGAGGGCGAGGTCCGGGGGCTCATCCGGTCCGAGGTCGGCGAGTTTGCAGACGAGATTCGGGTGGACCCAATCGGAAACCTGATCGTGCTCAAACGCGGGCGCCGGGGCGGCCGGTCAGTGATGGTTGCGGCTCACATGGACGAAGTTGGGCTGATGGTAGTCGGATTCGATTCCTCAGGCCTGCTCCACTTCAAGACGGCCGGCGGCGTCGACCCGCGCGTTCTAGTATCCAAGACCGTTTTGGTCGGGCGGAACAAGTATCCCGGGGTCATAGGGTCCAAACCGGTCCACCTTCAGAAGAAAGACGAGATGGAGCGGACTCTCGAGGTCAACTCTCTCTTCATAGACATAGGGGCGAAGGACAAAGATGACGCGAAGAAGATGGTCAACATAGGCGAGCAGGCTGTCTTCGCCACGAAGTGTGAGCCTATCGGAGAAGGCTTCATAAAGGGGAAAGGTTTCGATGACAGGGCAGGGTGCGCCGTGCTCGTGGAGGCCTTGAGGACTCGGTATGACTTCGACCTCTGGGCGGTTTTCACTGCTCAGGAGGAAACCGGGGTCAGAGGTGCGGGAGTTGCGGCTCACACGATCCGGCCCGATCTGGCACTAGTGCTGGACGGCACCACCGCTCACGATCTGCCCAAGACCCCTGAACATGCGCGATCCAGTATCCCCGGCCTCGGCCCCGTCATCGTACACAGGGACAAGTCTGTCGTAGCGGATCGGCGCATAGTGAGTCGCCTCGTCGAAGTGGCTGAAGCCTCTGGGATCCCATACCAGTTCAAGCGGTCGATCACGGGAGGTACTGACGCGGGGAAGATTCACCAGACAGGCGAGGGGATACCGACCGGGGTCCTGTCGATCCCGTGCCGGTTCATACACTCTCCGGTCTCTGTGATGAGCACCAAAGACTTCGCGAACCACGCTGCGCTCGTGGGGCGGTTCCTCGCGAGCCTGGATGAAAGGGGATGGCCCGTTTGA
- a CDS encoding M20/M25/M40 family metallo-hydrolase, translating to METKQGLARLSEAPGVSGYEATIFTIVRDIFAGLVDDVRQDALGSVIMRKQGSGPDPRPKLMIAAHTDEIGMIVTSVEPEGFLRVSRVGGVDRRILPSMEVIVHGRRDIPGVIGAIPPHLQDPADKDKSWKWEDLAVDCGLSRDQLAQVVNVGDVVSFRRSVVELAGERLAGKSFDDRAGVAAMLECARELSRLSHPCDVYFVATVQEEVSYGGGITATFGIMPDVGIAVDVGHGDMPGVAEHESIKIGGGPAIGIGPSVHPKVFEKFREIAEERGICYQLEASPEPYGTDAYAMQMTRSGVATGLLSVPLRYMHTSVETVALSDIKKTGQLLAYFASSVDSRFLEGLTCF from the coding sequence ATGGAAACCAAACAGGGTCTTGCGCGGCTCTCCGAGGCTCCGGGAGTGTCAGGCTACGAGGCGACCATCTTCACGATTGTTCGCGACATATTTGCCGGGCTAGTGGACGATGTTAGGCAGGACGCGCTTGGAAGCGTGATCATGAGGAAGCAGGGGTCCGGTCCCGACCCGAGACCCAAACTCATGATCGCGGCGCACACGGACGAGATCGGGATGATTGTCACATCGGTGGAGCCGGAGGGGTTCCTCAGGGTTAGCAGAGTAGGGGGGGTGGACCGGCGCATCCTCCCGTCCATGGAAGTAATAGTGCACGGCAGGCGCGATATCCCAGGCGTGATTGGGGCAATTCCTCCGCACCTGCAGGACCCGGCGGACAAGGACAAGTCCTGGAAATGGGAGGATCTCGCGGTCGACTGCGGGCTATCTCGGGATCAGCTCGCCCAGGTCGTCAACGTAGGCGACGTGGTGAGTTTCCGGCGATCTGTGGTTGAGCTTGCCGGGGAACGTCTTGCGGGGAAGTCTTTTGACGACCGGGCGGGGGTGGCGGCGATGCTGGAGTGCGCACGTGAACTTTCCCGTCTGTCACACCCTTGTGATGTCTACTTCGTGGCCACGGTTCAGGAGGAGGTGAGCTACGGCGGAGGCATCACGGCCACTTTCGGAATCATGCCGGACGTCGGGATTGCAGTTGACGTAGGCCATGGCGACATGCCAGGAGTTGCGGAACACGAGAGCATCAAGATCGGGGGAGGACCCGCCATCGGGATCGGCCCATCGGTTCACCCAAAGGTATTCGAGAAGTTCCGGGAAATCGCGGAGGAACGGGGAATCTGTTATCAGCTGGAGGCCAGCCCCGAGCCTTATGGCACCGACGCCTACGCAATGCAGATGACTAGGTCCGGGGTGGCCACCGGGCTTCTATCGGTGCCTCTCCGATACATGCACACCTCCGTGGAGACTGTGGCCCTTTCGGACATAAAGAAAACCGGGCAACTGTTGGCGTACTTCGCGAGCTCAGTGGACTCCCGGTTCCTGGAGGGATTGACGTGCTTCTAA
- a CDS encoding patatin-like phospholipase family protein codes for DLHTGDKIVFTSEVRAARAVKQTIFADAPVSEAVRASCSIPGVFLWKEWNGRYLVDGAVREPVPAKVLREMGCGYVIAVDLGYTGQADAKVTDLPSVVSQALDVLGEEVSDYVLINYADVVIKPRLYNVALTDTSRIPECIETGRKAARLALPGILRALRRKRPRRIAAV; via the coding sequence TAGACCTTCATACCGGTGATAAGATCGTATTCACCTCCGAGGTCCGGGCCGCAAGAGCCGTCAAGCAGACAATCTTCGCAGATGCGCCGGTGAGTGAGGCGGTCCGTGCGTCATGCAGTATCCCGGGGGTGTTCTTGTGGAAAGAATGGAATGGAAGATACCTGGTTGATGGCGCGGTGCGGGAACCTGTCCCGGCCAAGGTGCTGCGGGAGATGGGGTGCGGCTATGTGATTGCAGTGGATCTCGGGTACACAGGGCAGGCCGATGCCAAGGTCACAGACCTGCCTTCCGTAGTCTCCCAGGCCCTGGATGTTCTGGGTGAGGAAGTGTCCGACTACGTGCTCATTAACTACGCTGATGTGGTGATCAAGCCCAGGCTCTACAACGTCGCCCTCACAGACACGAGCAGGATACCTGAATGTATAGAGACAGGCCGGAAAGCCGCCCGGCTCGCCCTCCCCGGGATTCTCCGGGCCCTCAGGCGCAAGCGCCCGCGCAGGATTGCCGCGGTGTAA
- a CDS encoding patatin-like phospholipase family protein produces the protein MRTGLALGSGGLRGAAHIGVLDELERAGVHIDMVAGTSAGSVVAAAYASGMSPKEMEERALAVSAKDVIDPIILSLLCLAAPAFLLLLGSKQCLPKGILKGRKLEDYIRHLVGPIRMSDLERPCAIVS, from the coding sequence GTGAGAACCGGACTCGCTCTTGGCTCGGGCGGGCTTCGCGGTGCGGCTCACATCGGTGTCCTCGATGAACTGGAAAGAGCTGGGGTTCATATAGACATGGTCGCCGGGACGAGCGCCGGGAGCGTGGTGGCGGCAGCCTACGCCAGTGGGATGTCACCAAAGGAAATGGAGGAGAGGGCGCTTGCGGTTTCCGCGAAAGACGTAATCGACCCCATAATTCTGTCCCTGCTCTGCCTGGCAGCTCCAGCCTTCCTGCTGCTCCTGGGGTCAAAGCAGTGTCTCCCCAAGGGCATCCTAAAAGGCCGCAAGCTAGAGGATTACATCCGGCATCTGGTGGGTCCCATCAGGATGAGCGACCTTGAGAGGCCGTGCGCGATTGTGTCCG
- a CDS encoding DUF445 family protein has product MDTRWIVGPVVGAAIGYCTNWLAIKMLFWPVRPVRLLGVRVPFTPGLIPGERGRIAKAIGRTVGAELLTSEVVGEALTTPSIRSRILSGVLDAASALRTSESTLAELLPTNRDRVRDAVAGFLQSAPVRETLSAPLRDRLARVRSNSQTLGAVVPDALFHAAQSAARRMGPEIAQAVGSFVRSERGAPVLRQLISGVVPAWGRLFLPLEAVADKISEAIARELAKPEVGQTVGEEIARSVEGLKGVRAGEAISWLGEAALEQALGASLELLASAESIDQALDTRVADVVAAIPEDTVLRLAEFAADQWEALVRGRIGHALAAVDLARIVEDKVNSLDIAAVEAIILDIAHRELAAITWLGGLIGFIMGFLAPLLAQV; this is encoded by the coding sequence ATGGATACAAGGTGGATCGTGGGGCCCGTCGTCGGCGCAGCCATAGGCTACTGCACCAACTGGCTCGCCATCAAGATGCTGTTCTGGCCCGTCAGGCCGGTGCGCCTTCTCGGGGTCCGCGTGCCTTTCACTCCCGGACTGATCCCGGGGGAGCGTGGGAGGATTGCGAAGGCCATTGGCCGCACGGTCGGCGCCGAGCTCCTCACCAGCGAAGTGGTTGGAGAGGCGCTCACCACGCCGTCTATCCGCAGCCGTATCTTGAGCGGTGTTCTCGACGCCGCGTCCGCGCTCCGGACGAGTGAAAGCACTCTGGCAGAGCTGCTTCCCACCAACCGGGACAGGGTGCGCGATGCAGTCGCCGGGTTCCTGCAATCCGCGCCGGTGAGAGAGACTCTCTCCGCCCCGCTGCGCGACAGGCTCGCACGGGTTCGGTCAAACAGTCAGACCTTAGGGGCTGTCGTACCCGACGCCCTCTTCCACGCTGCTCAGTCCGCCGCCAGGCGGATGGGACCGGAGATAGCACAGGCAGTCGGAAGCTTCGTCCGGTCCGAACGAGGGGCACCCGTGTTGCGACAGCTGATTAGCGGAGTGGTCCCAGCCTGGGGCCGTCTCTTCCTGCCTCTCGAGGCCGTCGCCGACAAGATCTCGGAGGCAATTGCTCGGGAACTGGCCAAACCCGAAGTCGGGCAGACGGTGGGCGAGGAGATAGCGAGGTCCGTGGAAGGACTTAAAGGCGTGCGGGCGGGGGAAGCCATCTCCTGGCTCGGAGAAGCAGCACTCGAGCAGGCCCTTGGAGCCTCACTTGAGTTGCTCGCTTCAGCCGAATCCATCGATCAGGCTCTCGATACTCGTGTCGCGGACGTGGTAGCGGCAATCCCCGAGGATACCGTTCTTCGCTTGGCCGAATTCGCCGCCGACCAGTGGGAGGCCCTGGTGCGGGGGAGGATCGGACACGCTCTCGCCGCCGTCGATCTCGCCAGGATAGTGGAGGACAAGGTCAACTCCTTGGACATAGCAGCAGTGGAAGCCATTATCCTGGACATCGCCCATCGCGAGCTCGCCGCCATAACCTGGCTCGGGGGTCTCATCGGGTTCATCATGGGCTTTCTCGCCCCTCTTCTTGCGCAGGTGTGA
- a CDS encoding PorV/PorQ family protein has protein sequence MPIRMSKSACLVALVIVALLAVAPTASANGADFVGTAAFLDIGMGARPLGMGGAFTAVADDANALYYNPAGLASLDGFQMTSMYTSLWSEVTYLGIGVTYKNMGLGTLRLSAINQGTDEYGNPTEPFDYADLAVMGSYAVALGKVSLGGTVKYYSQTLPDNPGSGFTGDLGILVDLAPVRFGVVAKNLIGNVTYQSGTTDPFDRKFVVGAAANLFGKLTVAGDYDTSGMGHVGAEFAVTSFLSVRAGAMVGTEGETGFSLGAGVNFKNFKLDYAYQTHNDLPDNHWVSLGMTF, from the coding sequence ATGCCAATCAGAATGAGCAAGAGTGCGTGTTTGGTGGCTCTGGTGATTGTCGCGTTACTCGCAGTCGCCCCGACTGCCTCGGCGAACGGCGCCGACTTCGTGGGGACGGCTGCCTTCCTCGACATCGGAATGGGCGCCCGGCCTCTCGGGATGGGAGGAGCGTTCACAGCCGTCGCGGACGACGCGAACGCCCTTTACTACAACCCCGCAGGCCTCGCGTCGCTCGACGGGTTTCAGATGACCTCGATGTACACGAGCCTGTGGAGCGAGGTTACATACCTCGGTATCGGAGTCACTTACAAGAACATGGGCCTGGGGACGCTCCGTCTGAGCGCGATCAACCAGGGCACGGACGAGTATGGTAACCCAACGGAGCCCTTTGACTACGCCGACTTGGCTGTCATGGGATCCTACGCAGTAGCCCTTGGAAAGGTGAGCCTAGGGGGCACGGTCAAGTACTACTCCCAGACCCTTCCCGACAACCCCGGCTCCGGATTCACCGGGGATCTGGGCATTTTGGTGGACCTGGCTCCGGTCAGGTTCGGTGTTGTGGCCAAGAACCTCATCGGCAACGTGACCTATCAGAGCGGAACCACCGACCCCTTCGACCGAAAGTTCGTGGTAGGGGCGGCGGCGAACCTCTTCGGGAAGCTCACTGTGGCCGGCGACTACGATACGTCGGGCATGGGGCATGTCGGCGCGGAGTTCGCCGTGACATCGTTCCTCTCGGTGCGCGCTGGGGCGATGGTCGGCACTGAGGGTGAAACCGGCTTCTCCCTGGGAGCAGGGGTCAATTTCAAGAACTTCAAGCTTGACTACGCATACCAGACCCACAACGATCTTCCAGACAACCACTGGGTGTCGCTGGGGATGACGTTCTAG